A window of Thermococcus aggregans contains these coding sequences:
- a CDS encoding mechanosensitive ion channel family protein: MNATVNSTSFWEQGLLGENLFLTMTLGALVKALLILVIGLLIAKLLRRYLLNLSRSTKYVWIINEDTASTLHNLIVVIAVVYSLDALGVLSYEIAGTSISNLLTAFLVFYFSYLLAKKSKDYMIMSSSRQKLPEVQVKAKLFYYLIVTLAFFIALNIAGLTGRLTTLLAAAGITGIVLGFSAQTVVSNFISGIFMYFDKPLKIGDPVEVAGYSGIVHDIRILSTRIRTWDGLLVRIPNEKLFNSEIKNLQKYPARRVDIIVGIAYKEDAQRAIDVIKKTLDEMPYVLAEPEPTVFVDSLGDSSVNIAIRAWAPSEKWFDVRTQIVQRVKKALNEAGIEIPFPQRVNWFAEELRVKVEKEN, translated from the coding sequence ATGAACGCAACGGTAAACTCTACATCATTCTGGGAGCAGGGTCTTCTCGGGGAGAATCTATTTCTTACCATGACATTGGGTGCGCTCGTAAAGGCTCTTTTAATCCTTGTGATAGGTCTTCTGATAGCAAAGCTTCTCAGGAGGTACCTCCTTAACCTGTCCAGAAGCACCAAGTACGTATGGATAATTAACGAAGACACCGCCTCAACGCTGCACAACTTAATAGTGGTTATAGCGGTTGTTTACAGCCTCGATGCCCTGGGAGTGCTCTCCTATGAAATCGCCGGGACGAGCATAAGCAACCTGTTAACCGCTTTTCTGGTGTTTTACTTCTCCTATCTTCTCGCCAAGAAGTCAAAGGACTATATGATAATGAGTTCTTCCCGGCAGAAGCTCCCGGAAGTTCAGGTTAAGGCGAAGCTCTTCTACTATCTGATAGTCACGTTAGCATTTTTCATAGCCCTCAACATAGCGGGCCTCACCGGCAGGTTGACGACGCTTTTAGCTGCGGCGGGAATAACGGGTATTGTCCTCGGTTTTTCGGCACAAACTGTCGTTTCAAACTTCATCTCGGGTATATTCATGTACTTTGATAAGCCCCTCAAGATAGGCGACCCCGTGGAAGTTGCCGGCTATTCGGGGATTGTCCATGACATCAGAATCCTCTCCACTAGAATAAGGACGTGGGATGGTCTTCTCGTGAGGATCCCAAACGAGAAGCTCTTCAACAGCGAGATAAAGAACCTCCAGAAGTACCCGGCGAGGAGGGTTGACATAATAGTGGGCATAGCCTACAAGGAAGACGCCCAGAGGGCTATAGATGTTATAAAGAAGACCCTCGACGAGATGCCATATGTCCTCGCGGAGCCCGAGCCGACGGTCTTCGTGGACAGCCTTGGCGACAGCAGCGTCAACATAGCCATTAGGGCATGGGCGCCGAGCGAGAAGTGGTTCGACGTGAGGACTCAGATAGTCCAGAGGGTAAAGAAGGCACTCAACGAGGCCGGAATCGAGATACCGTTCCCGCAGAGGGTCAACTGGTTTGCGGAGGAGTTGAGAGTAAA